From a single Callithrix jacchus isolate 240 chromosome 5, calJac240_pri, whole genome shotgun sequence genomic region:
- the WFIKKN2 gene encoding WAP, Kazal, immunoglobulin, Kunitz and NTR domain-containing protein 2 isoform X2 yields MDVKGKKGPVGMPKEATCDHFMCLQQGSECDIWDGQPVCKCKDRCEKEPSFTCASDGLTYYNRCFMDAEACSKGITLAVVTCRYHFTWPNTSPPPPETTMHPTTASPETPELDMVAPALLNHPVHQSVTVGETVSFLCDVVGRPRPEITWEKQLEDRENVVMWPNHVRGNVVVTNIAQLVIYNAQLQDAGVYTCTARNVAGVLRADFPLSVVRGDQAVATSESSPNGTAFPVAECLKPPDSEDCGEEQTRWHFDAQANTCLTFTFGHCHRNLNHFETYEACMLACMSGPLATCSLPALQGPCKAYVPRWAYNSQMGQCQSFVYGGCEGNGNNFESREACEESCPFPRGNQRCRACKPRQKLVTSFCRSDFVILGRVSELSEEPDSGRALVTVDDVLKDEKMGLKFLGQESLEVTLLHVDWACPCPNMTVSETPLIIMGEVDGGMAVLRPDSFVGASSARRVRKLREVMYKKTCDVLKEFLGLH; encoded by the coding sequence ATGGACGTGAAAGGGAAGAAGGGCCCGGTGGGCATGCCCAAGGAGGCCACATGCGACCACTTCATGTGTCTGCAGCAGGGCTCTGAGTGTGACATCTGGGATGGCCAGCCCGTGTGTAAGTGCAAAGACCGCTGTGAGAAGGAGCCCAGTTTCACCTGCGCCTCGGATGGCCTCACCTATTATAACCGCTGCTTCATGGATGCCGAGGCCTGCTCCAAAGGCATCACGCTGGCCGTTGTCACCTGCCGCTATCACTTCACCTGGCCCAACACCAGCCCCCCACCGCCTGAGACCACCATGCACcccaccacagcctctccagAGACCcctgagctggacatggtggccccAGCCCTGCTCAACCATCCCGTGCACCAGTCGGTCACTGTGGGTGAGACGGTGAGCTTCCTCTGTGATGTGGTGGGTCGGCCCCGGCCCGAGATCACCTGGGAGAAGCAGTTGGAGGATCGAGAGAACGTGGTCATGTGGCCCAACCATGTGCGTGGCAATGTCGTGGTCACCAATATCGCCCAGCTGGTCATCTATAACGCCCAGCTGCAGGACGCTGGGGTCTACACGTGCACGGCCCGGAACGTGGCCGGGGTCCTGCGGGCCGACTTCCCGCTGTCGGTGGTCAGGGGAGATCAGGCTGTGGCCACCTCCGAGAGCAGCCCCAATGGCACTGCTTTCCCGGTGGCTGAGTGCCTGAAGCCCCCCGACAGCGAGGACTGTGGCGAAGAGCAGACCCGCTGGCACTTCGACGCCCAGGCCAACACCTGCCTGACCTTCACCTTTGGCCACTGCCACCGCAACCTCAACCACTTTGAGACCTATGAGGCCTGCATGCTGGCCTGCATGAGCGGGCCGCTGGCCACGTGCAGCCTGCCTGCCCTGCAGGGGCCCTGCAAAGCCTACGTGCCCCGCTGGGCTTACAACAGCCAAATGGGCCAGTGCCAGTCCTTTGTCTACGGTGGCTGTGAGGGCAACGGCAACAACTTTGAGAGCCGTGAGGCCTGCGAGGAGTCGTGCCCCTTCCCCAGGGGGAACCAGCGCTGTCGGGCCTGCAAACCTCGGCAGAAGCTTGTTACCAGCTTCTGTCGCAGCGACTTTGTCATCTTGGGCCGAGTGTCTGAGCTGAGCGAGGAGCCTGACTCGGGCCGCGCTCTGGTGACTGTGGATGATGTCCTAAAGGATGAGAAGATGGGCCTCAAGTTCCTGGGCCAGGAGTCGTTGGAGGTCACTCTGCTCCATGTGGACTGGGCCTGCCCCTGCCCCAACATGACCGTGAGCGAGACGCCGCTCATCATCATGGGGGAGGTGGACGGTGGCATGGCCGTGCTGCGTCCTGATAGCTTTGTGGGTGCCTCAAGCGCCCGCCGGGTCAGGAAGCTCCGTGAGGTCATGTACAAGAAGACCTGTGACGTCCTCAAGGAGTTTCTGGGCTTGCACTGA
- the WFIKKN2 gene encoding WAP, Kazal, immunoglobulin, Kunitz and NTR domain-containing protein 2 isoform X1, translating into MWALRRRQFWSRWEQVAALLLLLLLHGLPSRGLALPPIRYSHAGICPNDMNPNLWVDAQSTCRRECETDQECETYEKCCPNVCGTKSCVAARYMDVKGKKGPVGMPKEATCDHFMCLQQGSECDIWDGQPVCKCKDRCEKEPSFTCASDGLTYYNRCFMDAEACSKGITLAVVTCRYHFTWPNTSPPPPETTMHPTTASPETPELDMVAPALLNHPVHQSVTVGETVSFLCDVVGRPRPEITWEKQLEDRENVVMWPNHVRGNVVVTNIAQLVIYNAQLQDAGVYTCTARNVAGVLRADFPLSVVRGDQAVATSESSPNGTAFPVAECLKPPDSEDCGEEQTRWHFDAQANTCLTFTFGHCHRNLNHFETYEACMLACMSGPLATCSLPALQGPCKAYVPRWAYNSQMGQCQSFVYGGCEGNGNNFESREACEESCPFPRGNQRCRACKPRQKLVTSFCRSDFVILGRVSELSEEPDSGRALVTVDDVLKDEKMGLKFLGQESLEVTLLHVDWACPCPNMTVSETPLIIMGEVDGGMAVLRPDSFVGASSARRVRKLREVMYKKTCDVLKEFLGLH; encoded by the exons ATGTGGGCCCTAAGGCGTCGCCAGTTCTGGTCTCGCTGGGAGCAGGTGGCAgcgctgttgctgctgctgctgctgcacgGGTTGCCCTCTCGAGGCCTGGCGCTGCCACCCATCCGCTACTCCCACGCCGGCATCTGCCCCAATGACATGAATCCCAACCTCTGGGTGGATGCACAGAGCACCTGCAGGCGGGAGTGTGAGACGGACCAG GAGTGTGAGACCTATGAGAAGTGCTGCCCCAACGTGTGTGGGACCAAGAGCTGCGTGGCAGCCCGCTACATGGACGTGAAAGGGAAGAAGGGCCCGGTGGGCATGCCCAAGGAGGCCACATGCGACCACTTCATGTGTCTGCAGCAGGGCTCTGAGTGTGACATCTGGGATGGCCAGCCCGTGTGTAAGTGCAAAGACCGCTGTGAGAAGGAGCCCAGTTTCACCTGCGCCTCGGATGGCCTCACCTATTATAACCGCTGCTTCATGGATGCCGAGGCCTGCTCCAAAGGCATCACGCTGGCCGTTGTCACCTGCCGCTATCACTTCACCTGGCCCAACACCAGCCCCCCACCGCCTGAGACCACCATGCACcccaccacagcctctccagAGACCcctgagctggacatggtggccccAGCCCTGCTCAACCATCCCGTGCACCAGTCGGTCACTGTGGGTGAGACGGTGAGCTTCCTCTGTGATGTGGTGGGTCGGCCCCGGCCCGAGATCACCTGGGAGAAGCAGTTGGAGGATCGAGAGAACGTGGTCATGTGGCCCAACCATGTGCGTGGCAATGTCGTGGTCACCAATATCGCCCAGCTGGTCATCTATAACGCCCAGCTGCAGGACGCTGGGGTCTACACGTGCACGGCCCGGAACGTGGCCGGGGTCCTGCGGGCCGACTTCCCGCTGTCGGTGGTCAGGGGAGATCAGGCTGTGGCCACCTCCGAGAGCAGCCCCAATGGCACTGCTTTCCCGGTGGCTGAGTGCCTGAAGCCCCCCGACAGCGAGGACTGTGGCGAAGAGCAGACCCGCTGGCACTTCGACGCCCAGGCCAACACCTGCCTGACCTTCACCTTTGGCCACTGCCACCGCAACCTCAACCACTTTGAGACCTATGAGGCCTGCATGCTGGCCTGCATGAGCGGGCCGCTGGCCACGTGCAGCCTGCCTGCCCTGCAGGGGCCCTGCAAAGCCTACGTGCCCCGCTGGGCTTACAACAGCCAAATGGGCCAGTGCCAGTCCTTTGTCTACGGTGGCTGTGAGGGCAACGGCAACAACTTTGAGAGCCGTGAGGCCTGCGAGGAGTCGTGCCCCTTCCCCAGGGGGAACCAGCGCTGTCGGGCCTGCAAACCTCGGCAGAAGCTTGTTACCAGCTTCTGTCGCAGCGACTTTGTCATCTTGGGCCGAGTGTCTGAGCTGAGCGAGGAGCCTGACTCGGGCCGCGCTCTGGTGACTGTGGATGATGTCCTAAAGGATGAGAAGATGGGCCTCAAGTTCCTGGGCCAGGAGTCGTTGGAGGTCACTCTGCTCCATGTGGACTGGGCCTGCCCCTGCCCCAACATGACCGTGAGCGAGACGCCGCTCATCATCATGGGGGAGGTGGACGGTGGCATGGCCGTGCTGCGTCCTGATAGCTTTGTGGGTGCCTCAAGCGCCCGCCGGGTCAGGAAGCTCCGTGAGGTCATGTACAAGAAGACCTGTGACGTCCTCAAGGAGTTTCTGGGCTTGCACTGA